Part of the Paenibacillus sp. FSL R7-0273 genome is shown below.
CGAATCCACACCATCCAGCTTAAAGGTCAGGCCCGGCACCTCTTCCTGCACCTTGCCGACCACATCCTCCAGAATGGCCAGACGCTTTTGCTTGTCAGCACCGACCTGTGTATGGCGGATCGTCATCTCAAAAGGCTCTGTATTCGCAGGCTCTTCTGTAGCAGGGGCATTAGTTGCAGCCGTTCCGCTGTTTGTAGCTGCGGCTTCTCCGTTGTTACCTGTATTATTGTTGTTTCCCCCACAAGCAGTCAACAGCGCAGAAGATACAAACATCAGGGACAGCAGCATTGCTATACTTTTTCTCATTTCGGGTGACCCTCCCTATTTTAATGATTTCCCTTACTTCTTTATTATAGAAAACGCCTTTTGTAATCGTAAGGTTAACATTCATCTACAACAGGGATAAAAATCTCTAATGTAAGCGAATACATGTCATTTATCTAACATCGAACGTCATTCAAAACAACATTTCATTGCATTTGCTGCTGTAAAGAATAGTTAAAACGTCACCTAACCTATACATTACTTTTGATTTTTTGTGCAAAATATTCCCTAAGCCTGACTGAATAGAGGTTCCGTTCCTCTGCCGTAGTCCTTATGGCTTTGGAAGTGTAGAGCTGATCGTCCTTGTAGCGCGGAAATACATGAAGATGATAATGCCACACATCCTGGTTGCCTGCCGGCTCATTATGCTGCCGTGAAGAGACTCCGTCACACCCGTACGTTTCCTTTAGTGCCTTAGCTACTTCAATTTCCAGCCTATGTATGCGGTCGGAGAGTTCTCCTGTCAGACTGTAAATATTCTCAATATGTCTATTGGGGATGATAAGCACATGTCCGGGATTTTCTGGCCACCAGTGTGAGGCGATAAATGCTGTAACGAGCTCATCATGGTACAGAATGTCCGATTGCCTGGAAAGAACATGCTCGTTTTCGGTCCCTTGTAGAAGCAGGCAGAAAGGACACTGATCCTAACTGATAGTAATTGATTAAATTGGCTCCTTATATGTATTCAATGGCTAATATACCATGAGTTAACCTAATGCAACATGAGCTATATTGCCTCTACAGCCGCCAAGCAAAAAAGCCGCCCCGCAGCAGGCGTCTGCTGTCAGGAACGGCTTCATTCATCTGTATTCATTATTTAACCAGCGCTGATTCTCTGCGTCCTTCTTCAATCAGCCGGTACGCACGCTGTACTTCCTCATCGCTCGGGGAAGGTACTCCTTCAAGCTCATAAGGACGGCCAAGCTCTTGCCATTTATAAATCCCCATCTGATGATAAGGCAGGATTTCGAACTTCTCAACCCCGTTCAGGGTTCCGATAAAACGTCCAAGGTTAAGCAGGTCTTCTTCCTTATTATGAATGCCGGGTACATATACGTGGCGGATCCACATCTTGCGGTTATGGTCAGACAGCCAGCGGGCCAGCTTCAAGGTACGGTCATTAGACTTGCCTGTCAGCTTGATATGGGCTTCGTCGTCAATATGCTTCAGGTCCAGCAGGACAAGATCGGTAACATCCAGCAGATCGCTGATCTTCGAGCCGTCATTGTAGCCATTGGAATCAAGAGTGGTATGCAGATTCCAGCGCTTCTTTACTTCTGTAAACAGCTGCTTCACGAAATGCGCCTGCAGCGTTGGCTCACCGCCGGATACAGTCAGGCCGCCCCCGGAAGTCTTATAATAATTCAAGTAAGGCTCGATTTCCGCAAGCACTTCTTCGAGTGTCATTTCCTTGCCTTCATTCAGTCCCCAGGTATCCGGATTGTGGCAATATTGGCATTTAAGCAGACAGCCCTGCATGAAAAGCACGAAGCGGATTCCCGGGCCATCCACCGTTCCAAAGGTTTCTAAAGAGTGGATATGTCCTTTAACCATATGAGGTCATCCTTTCGAAAAAAAACTTAAAATTTTAATCATTTCAAGGCAAGAGTTTACCGCCCTCTTGCAAGGGCGGCAGCTCTGTGGTTTATTTCAGTTCCTGATGTCCAAGAACAAATCTTACATTGAAGAGTGGAACGTACGATTGATAACGTCCAGCTGTTGTTCGCGGGTCAGCTTGATGAAGTTAACAGCATAGCCGGATACACGAACAGTCAGTTGCGGATAGTTCTCTGGGTGATCCATAGCATCGATCAGCTGCTCACGGTTAAATACGTTAACGTTCAAATGCTGAGCGCTATTGTGGAAGTATCCGTCCATCATGAATACCAGGTTGGACTTACGGGATTCTTCGTCTTTACCCAGCGCCTTAGGAACGATGGAGAACGTATTGGAGATACCATCCTGTGCATCGGAGTAAGGCAGTTTAGCAACCGAGTTCAGGGATGCCAGTGCGCCCTTCTTGTCGCGTCCGTGCATTGGGTTAGCACCTGGTGCGAATGGCTCGCCTTTTTTACGTCCGTCTGGAGTAGTACCAGTCTTCTTACCGTAAACAACGTTCGAAGTGATTGTCAGTACCGATTGAGTCGGAACAGCGTCACGGTACGTTTTGTTTTTGCGGATCATTGTCATGAAGGTTTCAACCAGCTCAACTGCGATGCTGTCAACAGCGTCGTCGTTGTTACCGTAGCAAGGGAATTCACCTTCAGTTTCGAAGTCGATGGCAATGCCTTGTTCGTTGCGGATCGGTTTAACCTTAGCATATTTAATTGCGCTCAGGGAGTCAGCAGCAACGGACAGACCAGCGATACCGCAAGCCATTGTACGCAGAATGTCGCGGTCATGCAGCGCCATTTCGATGCGTTCGTAGGAATATTTGTCATGCATGTAGTGGATGATGTTCAGGGTGTTAACGTAAGTCTTAGCCAGCCACTCCATCATTGGTTTGAAGCGTTTCATTACTTCGTTGTAATCCAGATACTCTGAAGTGATAGCAGGGTATTCAGGACCTACCTGTGCACCGGATTTCTCATCCACACCGCCGTTGATTGCGTACAGCAGGGCTTTTGCAAGGTTGGCACGGGCTCCGAAGAACTGCATCTGCTTACCGATGCGCATTGGGGATACGCAGCAGGCAATTGCGTAATCATCACCCCAGTATGGACGCATTACATCATCGTTCTCATATTGGATCGCACTGGTTTCGATGGATACCTTAGCGCAATATTTCTTGAAGCCTTCAGGCAGCTTCTCAGACCAGAGTACAGTCAGGTTCGGTTCCGGTGCAGGTCCCAGATTGTACAGGGTGTGCAGGAAGCGGAAGCTGTTCTTGGTTACGCGGGTTGTTCCGTCTTCAGCCATACCGCCGATGGATTCTGTAACCCAAGTAGGGTCACCAGAGAACAGTTCGTTATAGTCAGGCGTACGCAGGAATTTCACGATACGCAGTTTCATTACAAAGTGGTCAACGATTTCTTGAGCTTGCTCTTCTGTAAGAGTACCTTCTTCGAAATCACGTTGTGCATAGATATCAAGGAAAGAAGATACACGTCCAAGGGACATTGCCGCACCGTTCTGCTCTTTAACTGCTGCCAGGTAACCGAAGTATACCCATTGAGTAGCTTCTTTGAAGGAGTTAGCCGGTTTGGAAATATCAAGACCGTGAGCGGCAGCCATTTCTTTCAGCTCGCCCAGAGCGCGGATCTGCTCGGACAGCTCTTCACGCAGACGGATTACATCTTCAGTCATAGAATCAACTTCAAGCTCAGTCAGCTGCTGTTTCTTATCTTTAATCAGGAATTCAATACCGTACAGAGCAACGCGGCGGTAGTCGCCGATAATGCGTCCGCGGCCGTAAGCATCAGGAAGACCTGTGATAACGCCGGATTTACGCACTGCTCTCATATCAGGTGTATATGCATCAAATACGCCTTGGTTATGCGTTTTGCGGATATTCGTGAACATTTCGACAATGTTATTCGGAAGCTCGAAGCCATAAGCCTTAGTAGCATCGATCATCATCTTGATACCGCCGAACGGCTGGATGGAACGTCTGAAAGGAGCATCAGTCTGTACGCCTACGATTTGTTCCTTATCCTTGTCGATGTAACCTGGGTTATGGGAAGTAATAGTGGAGACAGTATCCAGGGAAACATCCCATACGCCGCCTCTTTCTCTTTCTTCCTTGCTCAGCTGGGAAATGATCTTCCACAGTTCAGTAGTGTTGCTTGTTGGACCTACGAGGAAGTCTTCGTTTCCTTCGTAAGGCTTGATGTTTGTTGTGATAAAGTTATTAACGTCAACTTTCTTGGCCCATTTACCTTTTGTAAAACTTCTCCAACCCGACTTTACCTC
Proteins encoded:
- a CDS encoding HIT family protein codes for the protein MLLQGTENEHVLSRQSDILYHDELVTAFIASHWWPENPGHVLIIPNRHIENIYSLTGELSDRIHRLEIEVAKALKETYGCDGVSSRQHNEPAGNQDVWHYHLHVFPRYKDDQLYTSKAIRTTAEERNLYSVRLREYFAQKIKSNV
- the pflA gene encoding pyruvate formate-lyase-activating protein, encoding MVKGHIHSLETFGTVDGPGIRFVLFMQGCLLKCQYCHNPDTWGLNEGKEMTLEEVLAEIEPYLNYYKTSGGGLTVSGGEPTLQAHFVKQLFTEVKKRWNLHTTLDSNGYNDGSKISDLLDVTDLVLLDLKHIDDEAHIKLTGKSNDRTLKLARWLSDHNRKMWIRHVYVPGIHNKEEDLLNLGRFIGTLNGVEKFEILPYHQMGIYKWQELGRPYELEGVPSPSDEEVQRAYRLIEEGRRESALVK
- the pflB gene encoding formate C-acetyltransferase produces the protein MSVIEKDVQEVKSGWRSFTKGKWAKKVDVNNFITTNIKPYEGNEDFLVGPTSNTTELWKIISQLSKEERERGGVWDVSLDTVSTITSHNPGYIDKDKEQIVGVQTDAPFRRSIQPFGGIKMMIDATKAYGFELPNNIVEMFTNIRKTHNQGVFDAYTPDMRAVRKSGVITGLPDAYGRGRIIGDYRRVALYGIEFLIKDKKQQLTELEVDSMTEDVIRLREELSEQIRALGELKEMAAAHGLDISKPANSFKEATQWVYFGYLAAVKEQNGAAMSLGRVSSFLDIYAQRDFEEGTLTEEQAQEIVDHFVMKLRIVKFLRTPDYNELFSGDPTWVTESIGGMAEDGTTRVTKNSFRFLHTLYNLGPAPEPNLTVLWSEKLPEGFKKYCAKVSIETSAIQYENDDVMRPYWGDDYAIACCVSPMRIGKQMQFFGARANLAKALLYAINGGVDEKSGAQVGPEYPAITSEYLDYNEVMKRFKPMMEWLAKTYVNTLNIIHYMHDKYSYERIEMALHDRDILRTMACGIAGLSVAADSLSAIKYAKVKPIRNEQGIAIDFETEGEFPCYGNNDDAVDSIAVELVETFMTMIRKNKTYRDAVPTQSVLTITSNVVYGKKTGTTPDGRKKGEPFAPGANPMHGRDKKGALASLNSVAKLPYSDAQDGISNTFSIVPKALGKDEESRKSNLVFMMDGYFHNSAQHLNVNVFNREQLIDAMDHPENYPQLTVRVSGYAVNFIKLTREQQLDVINRTFHSSM